ATCTTGAATTTCGCTTGTTTCATTCATCATTTTGTCAACTTCGTCAGGGGAAGCTTCGCCCATTTTGTCGTAAAGCGCGATCATTTCTTGTTCTAACTTAAACATATCGTCAAAGGCAGTACGAAGTGTTTCGCGAATCGTCATGCCTTTTTTTAATACGGAATGTTGGTCTAAATAGCCAACAGTTACACGGTTTGACCAAGAAACCTTTCCCTGATCTGGTTGTAATTGCCCGGTAATAATATTTAAAAAAGTAGATTTACCTTCGCCATTTGCACCAATTAAACCGACATGCTCTCCCTTTAAAAGGCGGAAAGATGCATCTTCTAATATCGTTCTTGCCCCAAATCCATGGGATACGTGTTCAACATTTAATACACTCATGAAAGACTCCTTTTAAGTAATTATTTAATAACAAATGAAAGAATATTTCTTTTATACACAGTAGAATATCGTATTGATCAATTTAAAGCAAATGTTTTTCATGTTTTAACGGAAATAAGAAGTTTGACAATGGGGTAAAAGAACAAATGTACACATAGAATGTTCTGGTTGTACATATTTTTCAAATAATGCTTGCATGCAGTTTTTTATTGTGCTAAAATAAGCGTAATTTCATTTATGAGAAAGATGATGAAAAGGAAAAGTAGCCATAGCTGATGATTACAGAGAGTCGGGGAGTTTGCTGGAATCCTGATATTAGATGATATGGGGAAGTTCGCCTTGGAGTTGCCCACTGAACTTTGTTGTAGGTGGTGTCGGAACCTTTACCGTTATCAGAAAAGGGAAGTATCGGCTTTATGCCCGTACTTTATAGAGTGATTTGTCATTGACAAATAATTAAGGTGGTACCGCGATTTGAGCCCTCGTCCTTTATATAGGACGAGGGATTTTTTTTTAGTTTTCAGAGAAGGGGGAGTACATTTGAAAGAGTGCAAATTAGGTTTTCTTGGGCCGCAAGGGACGCACAGCGAAGAAGTTGCTTTGTTTTTGCAGAAAGAGTCTCCACAAATTACATGGAAACTCAAACCGTTTCAAAGCATTTACGATGCGATTTGCGCTGTAGATAATCATGAAGTTGACAAAGTGATTGTTCCCGTAGAAAATTCTATTGAAGGGGCAATCAATATTACTCTTGATACATTAGCGCATGATGTTGATTTACAAATAGAACGAGAAATTGCCTGGATGGTGCATAATCAATTGATGGCAAAAGATCCAAATGAAAAAATCACGACGATAATTTCACATGCTCAACCATTAGCTCAATGCAGAACTTATATAAAAGAGCATTATCAAGATGTTGAAATTAGACAAGTATCGAGTACTGCACGGGCTGCAGAAATCGTAGCCAGTGGAGTGAAAGGATATGCTGCGATTTGTCCGAAAAGGGCTGGTGATATTTATCACTTAACGACAATAGCAACAGAAATTCAGGATAATAATACAAATTGTACTCGCTTTATTTTATTGAAAAAACGACAGAACAATCTGATTAGTGGAGGCGCAAAGACATCAATTATCTGTCAAATAAATGGAGCTAAATCAGGAAGCCTTTGTGAAGTTTTGTTGGCTTTCGCAAAATATGAAGTCAATTTAACAAGGATTGAATCGCGTCCAGCGCGAACTGGGTTAGGAGAATATATTTTCTTTTTGGATATGGAAGGTTCTGGTCAAGATAAAAATGTCCAAGGTGCATTGGCTGAGGTGCAAAAAAAGAGTTTATGGATGAAGAATTTAGGTTCTTTTAAAGGCATAAAAATAGATCAAAAAATTAATAATTAATATGGAGGAATATTTTATGGTAATTATTATGAATAGTGATGCAAAAAGTGAAGAAATCAAGGCGGTAGTTGAACGGGTTCACTCCGTTGGCTTAAAAACGCATATTGTAGAAGGAGAGAAAAAGACGATTATTGGTGTAATCGGCGATAAAAGCATTATGGCGAGATTGACAATAGATGCAATGAGTGGTGTTGATAAAAGCGTGGAAGTATCGTCAAGTTATAAATTGGTAAGTAGAGAGTTTCATCCAATGGACAGTATTGTAGATGTAGCTGGTGTGAAAATCGGTGGAGGAAATTTAATCGTTATGGCGGGGCCATGTGCGGTGGAAAGCAGGGAACAATTATTTGAAGCTGCCGATATCGTAAAAGCAGGCGGTGCGCAATTTTTAAGAGGCGGGGCCTATAAGCCACGCACATCTCCTTATGCATTCCAAGGGCTAGAAACAGAAGGTTTAAAATATTTAGCGGAAGCTAGAGAACGCACTGGATTGAAGATTGTTACAGAAGTAACTGAGGTGCAAGCGATAGAGACTGTTGCAAAATATGCGGATATGTTACAAATTGGGGCTCGCAATATGCAAAACTTTGGTTTGCTTCGTGAAGTAGGGCGTTCAAACAAGCCTGTTCTCTTAAAGCGCGGTTTGGCAGCGACGATTAATGAATGGTTGCATGCGGCAGAATACATTTTAAGTGAAGGCAATCAAAATGTTGTTCTTTGTGAACGTGGAATTAGAACGTATGAAGAATATACAAGAAATACATTGGATTTAAGTGCAGTAGGAATTATAAATCATTTAAGTCACTTGCCGATTATCGTTGACCCAAGTCATGGTACGGGAAAATGGCGCCAGGTAAAACCAATGGCAATGGCGGCTGTTGCTGCCGGAGCAGATGGATTAATGATAGAAGTGCATCCAAATCCTGAAAAAGCACTTTCTGATGGAACACAGTCCTTGTGCCCTGAAAACTACTACAAAACAATGAATAGTGTCTTTAAGTTGGCAGAGTTCATTAAAACAGAAAATTTATAAGCTGAGCATATTTATAGTAAAGAATGGCAACGGACTAGAAAGTTGTCATTCTTTTTATTTCTAGATTTTTATAATAGCTAATGTCCATTATTGTTGCTGGAAAAGGAATGCGATAAATTTAATCATTTTTTTGAAAAATAGAAAGCGATTACAAACATTAAATTTATTTTTGAAGATTTATCTATCATAGGCAAGGTAATTCTAGGTAAATATATAATTACAATAGTTACCTAGAAGGTGAAAGCTTAAATGCTGATTGTGAATAAATGGCTGACGAAAAAGTCAGCTTTTTCATTAGAATTAATTTATGTTTATCTATAATATAGAAGTAAAAAATAAAGGGTAGGCAGAATTTTAAGAAAGATATAAAGATTATGATGATGCTGATAAAAGGAAAAATTGCATATGGGGAGAGATGAAAATGCGTGTAATTGTAACAAATTCATACGAGAAAATGAGTGCAACAGCGGCAAGAATGGTAGCAGGACAACTTTATTTAAAACCTGATAGTGTGCTTGGCTTGGCAACAGGAAGTACCCCTTTATTGATGTATCAAAATTTGATACGTGTACATAAAGAAATAGGGTTGGATTTTTCGGAGGTCATTACTTTTAATCTTGATGAATATCTGGGATTAAAGAGGGAAGATTGTAATAGTTATCATTATTTTATGCACGAAAACTTTTTCAAATATATTAATATAAAGCCTAAAAATATTTATATCCCAAATGGGAGTGCAGAAGATATTGAGAAAGAGTGCAAGCGATATGATGCATTAATAGAGGAAAAGGGCGGTATTGACTTGCAAGTTTTAGGTATTGGACAAAATGCGCATATTGGGTTTAATGAACCTGATATAAAATTTGAGGCTACAACACATAAAGTGAAACTCGATGAAGAGACTGTAAATGCAAATGCGAGATTTTTTAAAACGATTGATGAAGTACCAAGATATGCAATTAGCATGGGGATCAAAACAATTATGCATGCGAAAAAAGTAATTTTATTAGCAAATGGGGAAAATAAGGCAGAAGCTATACAAAAATCAATTTATGGTGGTGTACGTCCTGATGCACCAGCATCTATTTTGCAGTTACATCAAGATGTTACGGTTATTGTTGATAAAGCGGCAGCAAGCTTGCTGGGGAGAGTTTAAACTATAGTTGAAGGAAAGATAAAGTTTGAATGGGGTAAAAGCCGCTTTAACATAAATTCTTTCAGCTGGCAGTGAGATTGATATATGATGAAGTGATAAAGTGATAAAGTGATAAAACATTCTTTAGGGTTAATAGGCATGGAGTTGCCATTGTAGCAAAAAAACATATATTTTTAAAAATATGTTGACAAGGCACATTTCTTCTGATATCATAATAAAAGTCGTCAGCGGGAAACGCTTACGGCACTAACTAAAAAGAAATTCATCAAAAAGAATTTCAAAAAAATATGTTGACAACAATCCTTGATTGTGTTAATATAAATGAGCTGGTTCGCCAGCAACCAAGTGTTCCTTGAAAACTAAACAATGTAGATATTAAGTAATGTATTACTTGATTCAATTATGCCAGATGTGCGGGTTTCGTTTTAAACGAAACACAAAACAAATGTTACAAAAAAGTAACAACAATTTCTTTTAAAGAAAAGATAATTATTGAGCCATTTAGGCTTTCTAATAATAAATTTATTGGAGAGTTTGATCCTGGCTCAGGACGAACGCTGGCGGCGTGCTTAACACATGCAAGTCGAACGGAGAATTATTTCGGTAATTCTTAGTGGCGAACGGGTGAGTAACGCGTAGACAACCTACCTTTTAGATGGGGACAACATCGCGAAAGCGGTGCTAATACCGAATGTTGATAATGAAATGCATGTTTCGTTATTTAAAGATGGCCTCTATATATAAGCTATCGCTAAAAGATGGGTCTGCGTCTGATTAGCTAGTTGGTGAGATAACAGCCCACCAAGGCAACGATCAGTAGCCGGTCTGAGAGGATGAACGGCCACATTGGGACTGAGACACGGCCCAAACTCCTACGGGAGGCAGCAGTGGGGAATCTTCCGCAATGGACGAAAGTCTGACGGAGCAACGCCGCGTGAGTGAAGAAGGTTTTAGGATCGTAAAGCTCTGTTGTTTAGGACGAATGTGCCTTATGCGAATAGTATGAGGTAATGACGGTACTAAACGAGAAAGCCACGGCTAACTACGTGCCAGCAGCCGCGGTAATACGTAGGTGGCAAGCGTTGTCCGGAATTATTGGGCGTAAAGGGAGCGCAGGTGGGAAAATAAGTCTGTTTTAAAAGTGCGGGGCTCAACCCCGTGATGGAATGGAAACTGTTTTTCTTGAGTGCAGGAGAGGAAAGTGGAATTCCTAGTGTAGCGGTGAAATGCGTAGATATTAGGAGGAACACCAGTGGCGAAGGCGACTTTCTGGACTGTAACTGACACTGAGGCTCGAAAGCCAGGGTAGCGAACGGGATTAGATACCCCGGTAGTCCTGGCCGTAAACGATGGGTACTAGGTGTAGGAGGTATCGACCCCTTCTGTGCCGGAGTTAACGCAATAAGTACCCCGCCTGGGGAGTACGGCCGCAAGGTTGAAACTCAAAGGAATTGACGGGGGCCCGCACAAGCGGTGGAGTATGTGGTTTAATTCGACGCAACGCGAAGAACCTTACCAGGGCTTGACATTGATTGAAAGACGTAGAGATACGTACCTCTTCTTCGGAAGACAAGAAAACAGGTGGTGCATGGCTGTCGTCAGCTCGTGTCGTGAGATGTTGGGTTAAGTCCCGCAACGAGCGCAACCCCTATCATTTGTTGCCAGCACGTAAAGGTGGGAACTCAAATGAGACTGCCGCGGATAACGCGGAGGAAGGCGGGGATGACGTCAAGTCATCATGCCCCTTATGTCCTGGGCTACACACGTACTACAATGGGATTGACAGAGGGAAGCGAAATCGCGAGATGGAGCAAACCCCAGAAACAATCTCTCAGTTCGGATTGTAGGCTGCAACTCGCCTACATGAAGTCGGAATCGCTAGTAATCGCAGGTCAGCATACTGCGGTGAATACGTTCCCGGGCCTTGTACACACCGCCCGTCACACCACGAAAGTCAGTCACACCCAAAGCCGGTGGGGTAACTCTAACGAGAGCTAGCCGTCTAAGGTGGGGCCGATGATTGGGGTGAAGTCGTAACAAGGTAGCCGTATCGGAAGGTGCGGCTGGATCACCTCCTTTCTAAGGAGACATGGGAATTTGAAATAGAATTCTTGTCATCCAGGTCGACACATTTGGCATCTACATTGATTAGTTTTGAGGGAATGCAAGTATGTATTGACTCAAAAATGTTCTTTGAAAACTACACAGAAGAAACAAATGAAATTAATCAACCTCTCAAAAGAGAGAGTAAATTAACGACATTTTAGGATTCAAAAAAACAAACTAAGCATCAAAAACGATGAACTTAGAGCTTAAATGACGTAAGTCAAGCTACTAAGGGCATACGGCGGATGCCTAGGCGCCAAGAGCCGAAGAAGGACGCGATAAGCTGCGAAAAGCCATGGGGAACTGCAAGTAAGTCTTGATCCATGGATGTCCGAATGGGGGAACCCAGCAGTAGTAATGTACTGTTATCCATGCCAAAGAGCATGAGAAGGTAGACCCGGGGAACTGAAACATCTAAGTACCCGGAGGAAAAGTAATCAAATGAGATTCCCTAAGTAGCGGCGAGCGAACGGGGAAGAGCCCAAACCAGCTGACTTCGGTCAACTGGGGTTGAGGACTGACATAATTTAAAAATGGTCTAACTGAATGACTTGGGAAAGTCAAGCGTAGAAGGTGAAACTCCTGTAAGTGAAAGACTGCATTTAATGGTCAGAATCCAGAGTACCACGAGACACGAGGAACCTTGTGGGAAGCAGGGGGGACCACCCTCCAAGGCAAAATACTCCTTGGCGACCGATAGCGTATAGTACCGTGAGGGAAAGGTGAAAAGAACCCCGGGAGGGGAGTGAAAAGAACCTGAAACCGTATGTCTACAAGCAGTTGAAGCACTATAAATGTGCGACAGCGTGCCTATTGAAGAATGAACCGGCGAGTTACAGTATCTAGCGAGGTTAAGTGGAAAACACGGAGCCGAAGCGAAAGCGAGTCTTAATAGGGCGAAAGTTAGATATTGTAGACCCGAAACCGCAGTGATCTATCCATGACCAGGTTGAAGCTCAGGTAAAATTGAGTGGAGGACCGAACCCGTGAACGTTGAAAAGTTTTGGGATGAGTTGTGGATAGGGGTGAAATGCCAATCGAACGCGGAGATAGCTGGTTCTCCCCGAAATAGCTTTAGGGCTAGCCTCAAGGTAAAAAGTATAGACGGTAGAGCTCTGATCGGGCTAGGGGGCGTAAAGCTTACCGAACCCAGTCAAACTGCGAATGGCTATACTTGTACTTGGGAGTCAGACTGCGAGTGATAAGACCCGTAGTCAAAAGGGAAACAGCCCAGAACGCCGACTAAGGTCCCCAATGCTGTGCTAAGTGGCAAAGGATGTAAAGCTTCACAAACAACCAGGATGTTGGCTCAGAAGCAGCCACCATTTAAAGAGTGCGTAATAGCTCACTGGTCGAGAGGCTTTGCGCCGAAAATGTCCGGGGCTAAAGCACAGAACCGAAGTCGCGTCAGCATACTAAGTATGTTGGGTAGGGGAGCGTTCTATACACGACGAAGGTATACCGAAAGGAGTGCTGGAGAGTATAGAAGTGAGAATGCCGGTATGAGTAGCGAAAAGGAAGGTAAGAATCCTTCCCACCGAAAGCCTAAGGTTTCCTGAGCAACGATCGTCGACTCAGGGTAAGTCGGGACCTAAGCCGAGGCAAAGAGCGTAGGCGATGGACAACAGGTAAAGATTCCTGTACCACCGATAATTGTTTGAGCAATGGAGTGACGCAGAAGGAAGGTTAAGCGGGCAGATGGAAACGCCTGTCTAAGCTGGTAGGGTGAGATGTAGGCAAATCCGCATCTTAAAAACCTGAGAAGTGACGGAAAGATGTAAGCAATTACATTGAATTTAACTGGACCACGCTGCCAAGAAAAGCTTCTAGTGAGATTAAAGGTGCCCGTACCGCAAACCGACACAGGTAGGCGGGGAGAGAATCCTAAGGTGCGCGGGAAAACCCTCGTTAAGGAACTCGGCAAAATGTATCCGTAACTTCGGGAAAAGGATAGCCATTTTTGGTGAAGCTACAAGCTAGCAGAGCTGAAGAAGGCGACAGAAGAGAGGCCCAAGCGACTGTTTACCACAAACACAGGTGCATGCGAAAGAGAAATCTGAAGTATATGTGCTGACACCTGCCCGGTGCTGGAAGGTTAAGAGGAGGGTTTAGAAGTAATTCGAAGATCTGAATTGAAGCCCCAGTAAACGGCGGCCGTAACTATAACGGTCCTAAGGTAGCGAAATTCCTTGTCGGGTAAGTTCCGACCCGCACGAAAGGTGTAACGACTTGGGCACTGTCTCAACGAGGGACCCGGTGAAATTGAAATACCTGTGAAGATGCAGGTTACCCGCGACTGGACAGAAAGACCCCATGGAGCTTTACTGCAACCTGACATTGGTTTTTGGTAAATAATGTACAGGATAGGTGGGA
This genomic interval from Selenobaculum gibii contains the following:
- the pheA gene encoding prephenate dehydratase gives rise to the protein MKECKLGFLGPQGTHSEEVALFLQKESPQITWKLKPFQSIYDAICAVDNHEVDKVIVPVENSIEGAINITLDTLAHDVDLQIEREIAWMVHNQLMAKDPNEKITTIISHAQPLAQCRTYIKEHYQDVEIRQVSSTARAAEIVASGVKGYAAICPKRAGDIYHLTTIATEIQDNNTNCTRFILLKKRQNNLISGGAKTSIICQINGAKSGSLCEVLLAFAKYEVNLTRIESRPARTGLGEYIFFLDMEGSGQDKNVQGALAEVQKKSLWMKNLGSFKGIKIDQKINN
- the aroF gene encoding 3-deoxy-7-phosphoheptulonate synthase; amino-acid sequence: MVIIMNSDAKSEEIKAVVERVHSVGLKTHIVEGEKKTIIGVIGDKSIMARLTIDAMSGVDKSVEVSSSYKLVSREFHPMDSIVDVAGVKIGGGNLIVMAGPCAVESREQLFEAADIVKAGGAQFLRGGAYKPRTSPYAFQGLETEGLKYLAEARERTGLKIVTEVTEVQAIETVAKYADMLQIGARNMQNFGLLREVGRSNKPVLLKRGLAATINEWLHAAEYILSEGNQNVVLCERGIRTYEEYTRNTLDLSAVGIINHLSHLPIIVDPSHGTGKWRQVKPMAMAAVAAGADGLMIEVHPNPEKALSDGTQSLCPENYYKTMNSVFKLAEFIKTENL
- the nagB gene encoding glucosamine-6-phosphate deaminase codes for the protein MRVIVTNSYEKMSATAARMVAGQLYLKPDSVLGLATGSTPLLMYQNLIRVHKEIGLDFSEVITFNLDEYLGLKREDCNSYHYFMHENFFKYINIKPKNIYIPNGSAEDIEKECKRYDALIEEKGGIDLQVLGIGQNAHIGFNEPDIKFEATTHKVKLDEETVNANARFFKTIDEVPRYAISMGIKTIMHAKKVILLANGENKAEAIQKSIYGGVRPDAPASILQLHQDVTVIVDKAAASLLGRV